One part of the Bradyrhizobium sp. CB1650 genome encodes these proteins:
- a CDS encoding ABC transporter substrate-binding protein codes for MKSALLAAVATTALLLAAPASAQGVKIGILNDQSGVYADYGGKWSVEAARMAIEDFGGEVLGRKIELVTADHQNKPDLATSIARRWYDVENVDMITELTTSSVALAIHELSKEKKKIDIVVGAATSRLTGDACQPYGFHWAYDTRALAVGTGGALTKAGGDTWFFLTADYAFGYALEKDTSEIVTANGGKVVGSVRVPLNSSDFSSFLLQAQSSKAKIVGLANAGLDTTNSIKQASEFGIVTGGQKLAGLLMTLAEVNGLGLQAAQGLVLTEGYYWDLNDKTRSLGERFFKRTGRMPSMIHAGTYSATLSYLKAVKAAGTKDPDAVAKKLKELPVDDAFAQGKVLENGRMVHDMYLFEVKKPSESKKPWDYYKLLATVPGDKAFFTAKESGCPLTK; via the coding sequence ATGAAATCGGCACTTTTGGCCGCCGTCGCAACCACCGCCCTGCTGCTGGCGGCGCCGGCGTCCGCGCAAGGCGTCAAGATCGGCATCCTCAACGACCAGTCCGGCGTCTATGCCGATTATGGCGGCAAATGGTCGGTCGAAGCCGCCAGGATGGCGATCGAGGATTTCGGCGGCGAAGTTTTGGGCCGGAAGATCGAGCTCGTCACCGCCGATCACCAGAACAAGCCGGACCTTGCGACCTCGATCGCGCGGCGCTGGTACGACGTCGAGAACGTCGACATGATCACGGAACTGACGACGTCCTCCGTCGCGCTCGCGATCCACGAACTCTCGAAGGAAAAGAAGAAGATCGACATCGTCGTGGGTGCAGCGACATCGCGCCTCACGGGCGACGCCTGCCAGCCCTACGGCTTTCATTGGGCCTATGACACCCGCGCGCTTGCGGTCGGCACCGGCGGCGCGCTGACCAAGGCCGGCGGTGACACCTGGTTCTTCCTCACTGCCGACTACGCCTTCGGTTACGCGCTGGAGAAGGACACCAGCGAGATCGTCACGGCCAATGGCGGCAAGGTGGTCGGCTCGGTCCGTGTCCCCCTCAACTCGTCGGACTTCTCCTCCTTCCTGCTCCAGGCGCAGAGCTCGAAGGCCAAGATCGTCGGGCTCGCCAACGCCGGCCTCGACACCACCAACTCGATCAAGCAGGCGTCCGAGTTCGGCATCGTCACCGGCGGCCAGAAGCTCGCGGGCCTCCTGATGACGCTCGCCGAGGTCAACGGCCTCGGCCTCCAGGCCGCCCAAGGTCTGGTGCTCACCGAGGGCTATTACTGGGATCTCAACGACAAGACGCGCAGTCTCGGCGAACGGTTCTTCAAGCGCACCGGGCGGATGCCGAGCATGATCCACGCCGGCACCTATTCGGCGACGCTGAGCTACCTGAAGGCGGTCAAGGCGGCCGGCACCAAGGATCCGGACGCGGTCGCCAAGAAGCTGAAGGAGCTGCCGGTCGACGACGCCTTCGCGCAAGGCAAGGTGCTGGAGAACGGCCGCATGGTCCACGACATGTATCTGTTCGAGGTGAAGAAGCCCTCGGAGTCGAAGAAGCCCTGGGACTATTACAAGCTGCTGGCCACCGTCCCCGGCGACAAGGCATTCTTCACCGCCAAGGAAAGCGGCTGCCCACTGACGAAGTGA
- a CDS encoding multidrug efflux RND transporter permease subunit, with protein sequence MNLGRLSINQPILAMVLSIVLLIVGAIAYTTLPVSEYPQVVPPTVVVTTQYPGASAQTVSDTVAAPIEQEINGVEDMLYLYSQATSNGQLTITVTFKLGTDLDKAQVLVQNRVAIAQPRLPEEVQRNGVTTRKNSPDILMVVFMLSPDDTFDQLYISNYALLQVRDQLLRLDGVGDIQIFGARDYSMRLWLDPDRIANLGLTSTEVLAAIRAQNVQIAGGQIAEPPIADRAFQPNLTFTGRLKDQKQFEDILIKAGSDGRTVRLRDVARIELGALSYTTNSFLLRKSAVAMLVTQRPGSNALATAKSISDTMTKLKASFPKGLDYNIGYNPTEFIAQSVHELIKTIYEAMLLVVIVVLVFLQGWRPAIIPIIAIPVSLVGTFAVMAALGFSINNLTLFGLVLAVGIVVDDAIVVVENVERHLEHGLSRRDAALKTMEEVGGALVSIALVLCAVFVPTAFLGGISGQFFQQFAVTIAVATAISCFCSLTLSPALASQILVPYEEKRPPARWNVIARGWDAFTGVFNRVFDRLSHGYADVANFVIRHSVVMLLVYVVLIGSAGWLIVTTPQGFIPAQDRGYVIVSVQLPGAASLARTTEVVREIERISLDTPGIVRVAAFAGFSGATRTQAGNAAALFPVFDEPEVRLKKGLSANAITAELRKRLAAIQGAFIIVIPPPAVPGIGTGGGFTIRIQDRQGRGPEMLAAATDELVAAARKSPNLASVFSPFTANTPQLFVDIDRTKAQKLGVPIASINETIQTYFGSTYVNDFNLFGRTYHVTAQADLPFRKETSDLSRLRTRNASGDMVMLGSVVDFRDVSGPDRVARYNLYAASELQGEPAPGTSSTTALNTIKKLADDTLPSGFSFEWTDLSYQQVTGGNAGLFVFPICVLFVYLVLAAQYGSWSLPFAVILIVPMCLLAATIGVRIMGQDVNILTQIGFVVLVGLAAKNAILIVEFARDIELEGKPRLEAVIEACRLRLRPILMTSFAFILGVLPLVISTGSGSEMRQAVGVAVFFGMIGVTLFGLLFTPIFYVVVRNLAEGRRDKKPEVAA encoded by the coding sequence ATGAATCTCGGCCGTCTCTCCATCAACCAGCCCATCCTGGCGATGGTGCTGTCGATCGTGCTCCTGATCGTCGGCGCGATCGCCTACACCACGCTGCCGGTCTCCGAATATCCGCAAGTGGTGCCGCCCACCGTCGTCGTCACCACGCAATATCCCGGCGCCTCCGCCCAGACCGTGTCCGACACGGTCGCCGCTCCCATCGAGCAGGAGATCAACGGCGTCGAGGACATGCTGTATCTCTACAGCCAGGCCACCTCGAACGGCCAGCTCACCATCACCGTCACCTTCAAGCTCGGCACCGATCTCGACAAGGCCCAGGTGCTGGTGCAGAACCGCGTCGCGATCGCGCAGCCGCGCCTGCCCGAGGAAGTCCAGCGCAACGGCGTCACCACGCGCAAGAACTCGCCCGACATCCTGATGGTCGTGTTCATGCTGTCGCCCGACGACACCTTCGACCAGCTCTACATCTCCAACTATGCGCTGCTGCAGGTTCGCGACCAGCTCCTGCGGCTCGACGGCGTCGGCGACATCCAGATTTTCGGCGCACGCGACTATTCGATGCGGCTCTGGCTCGATCCTGACCGGATCGCCAATCTCGGCCTGACCTCGACCGAGGTGCTCGCGGCGATCCGCGCCCAGAACGTGCAGATCGCTGGCGGGCAGATCGCGGAGCCACCGATCGCGGACCGCGCCTTCCAGCCGAACCTCACCTTCACGGGGCGATTGAAGGACCAGAAGCAATTCGAGGACATCCTGATCAAGGCCGGCTCGGATGGCCGCACGGTGCGGCTGCGCGACGTCGCCCGCATCGAGCTCGGCGCGCTGTCCTACACCACCAACAGCTTCCTCTTGCGCAAATCGGCGGTCGCCATGCTGGTGACCCAGCGGCCCGGATCGAACGCGCTCGCGACCGCAAAGAGTATTTCCGACACCATGACGAAGCTCAAGGCGAGCTTCCCGAAGGGCCTCGACTACAACATCGGCTACAACCCGACCGAGTTCATCGCGCAGTCCGTCCACGAGCTGATCAAGACCATCTACGAGGCCATGCTGCTCGTGGTCATCGTGGTGCTGGTCTTCCTGCAGGGCTGGCGGCCCGCGATCATTCCGATCATCGCGATCCCGGTCTCGCTGGTCGGGACCTTCGCGGTGATGGCGGCGCTCGGCTTCTCCATCAACAATCTCACGCTGTTCGGCCTCGTGCTCGCGGTCGGAATCGTGGTCGACGATGCCATCGTGGTGGTCGAGAATGTCGAGCGCCATCTCGAGCACGGTCTGAGTCGGCGCGATGCCGCGCTGAAGACCATGGAGGAGGTCGGCGGCGCGCTGGTCTCGATCGCGCTGGTGCTGTGCGCGGTGTTCGTGCCGACCGCATTCCTGGGCGGCATTTCCGGGCAGTTCTTCCAGCAATTCGCCGTCACGATTGCGGTTGCGACCGCGATCTCCTGCTTCTGCTCGCTGACGCTGTCACCGGCGCTGGCCTCGCAAATCCTGGTGCCGTACGAGGAGAAGCGGCCGCCGGCGCGCTGGAACGTCATCGCGCGGGGCTGGGACGCCTTCACCGGCGTCTTCAATCGCGTGTTCGACCGTTTGTCGCATGGCTACGCCGATGTCGCCAATTTCGTGATCCGGCATTCGGTGGTGATGCTCCTGGTCTACGTCGTGCTGATCGGCAGCGCCGGCTGGCTGATCGTGACCACGCCGCAGGGCTTCATTCCCGCGCAGGATCGCGGCTACGTCATCGTCTCCGTGCAATTGCCGGGCGCGGCGTCGCTGGCACGCACCACCGAGGTGGTGCGCGAGATCGAGCGGATCTCGCTGGATACGCCGGGCATCGTCCGCGTCGCCGCCTTCGCCGGCTTCTCGGGGGCCACACGCACCCAGGCCGGCAATGCGGCGGCACTGTTTCCGGTGTTCGACGAGCCCGAGGTCCGCCTGAAGAAGGGACTGTCGGCAAACGCCATCACCGCCGAGCTGCGCAAGCGCCTCGCCGCGATCCAGGGCGCCTTCATCATCGTGATTCCGCCGCCGGCCGTGCCCGGCATCGGCACTGGCGGCGGCTTCACCATCCGCATCCAGGACCGTCAGGGCCGCGGACCGGAAATGCTCGCGGCCGCAACCGACGAGCTGGTGGCCGCCGCGCGCAAGTCGCCCAATCTGGCTTCGGTGTTCTCGCCGTTCACGGCGAACACGCCGCAGCTCTTCGTCGACATCGACCGCACCAAGGCGCAGAAGCTCGGCGTTCCCATCGCGAGCATCAACGAGACGATCCAGACCTATTTCGGCTCGACCTACGTCAACGACTTCAACCTGTTCGGCCGCACCTATCACGTCACCGCGCAGGCCGACCTGCCGTTCCGAAAAGAGACCAGCGACCTTTCGCGGCTGCGCACGCGCAACGCTTCCGGCGACATGGTGATGCTCGGCAGTGTGGTCGATTTCCGCGACGTCTCGGGTCCCGACCGCGTCGCGCGCTACAACCTCTACGCGGCCTCCGAACTGCAGGGCGAGCCGGCGCCGGGCACGAGCTCGACCACTGCCCTCAACACCATCAAGAAGCTCGCGGACGACACCTTGCCGAGCGGCTTCTCGTTCGAATGGACGGACCTGTCCTATCAACAGGTCACCGGCGGCAATGCGGGCCTGTTCGTGTTCCCGATCTGCGTGCTGTTCGTCTACCTCGTGCTCGCCGCGCAATATGGGAGCTGGAGCCTGCCGTTTGCGGTGATCCTGATCGTGCCGATGTGCCTGCTCGCCGCCACCATCGGCGTGCGCATCATGGGCCAGGACGTCAACATCCTCACCCAGATCGGCTTCGTCGTGCTGGTGGGCCTCGCCGCCAAGAACGCCATCCTCATCGTCGAGTTCGCCCGCGACATCGAGCTCGAAGGCAAACCGCGGCTGGAAGCCGTGATCGAGGCCTGCCGCCTGCGCCTGCGGCCGATCCTGATGACCTCCTTCGCCTTCATCCTCGGTGTGCTGCCGCTGGTGATCTCGACCGGCTCGGGCTCGGAGATGCGCCAGGCCGTCGGCGTCGCCGTCTTCTTCGGCATGATCGGCGTCACCCTGTTCGGCCTGCTGTTCACGCCGATCTTCTATGTGGTCGTGCGCAATCTGGCGGAGGGTCGCCGAGACAAGAAGCCGGAGGTTGCGGCCTGA
- a CDS encoding lipocalin-like domain-containing protein encodes MSAEMISRRAFAGGIAALAFAHRAGAQGYAGLGDTANGFAPVTAGKVFAFPADHGPHPEFRIEWWYLTANLTDASGAACGLQWTLFRQATQPGPQAEGWANRQVWMGHAAVTRADTHRFSELFARGGVGQAGVEAKPFMAWIDDWEMKGSARTDDRTLAPLTLKASGVDFSYALTLEADRPVVLQGHAGYSRKSDRGQASYYYSQPFFRARGTLTIDDRPVNVSGEAWMDREWSSQPLASDQTGWDWFSLHLPDDEKLMLYRLRQKDGRDNLFGNWITPDGRSVEIAAPGNSLTPLAMTEIDGRKLPTSWRVNLPTRGLVIETTPLNPRSWMGTGFSYWEGPIRFTGSHAGIGYLEMTGY; translated from the coding sequence ATGAGCGCTGAGATGATCTCGCGGCGTGCATTCGCCGGCGGCATCGCCGCGCTGGCGTTCGCCCACCGCGCAGGCGCGCAGGGTTATGCCGGTCTCGGCGACACTGCCAACGGCTTTGCGCCGGTCACGGCCGGAAAGGTATTTGCCTTTCCGGCCGACCACGGGCCGCATCCGGAGTTTCGGATCGAGTGGTGGTATCTCACGGCGAACCTCACCGATGCCAGCGGCGCGGCTTGCGGCCTGCAATGGACGCTGTTCCGCCAGGCGACGCAGCCGGGACCGCAAGCAGAGGGCTGGGCCAATCGGCAGGTGTGGATGGGACATGCCGCAGTGACGCGCGCCGACACCCACCGCTTCAGCGAGTTGTTTGCACGCGGCGGCGTGGGACAGGCCGGCGTGGAAGCAAAGCCGTTCATGGCCTGGATCGACGATTGGGAGATGAAGGGCTCCGCGCGCACCGACGATCGCACATTGGCACCGCTGACGCTGAAGGCATCGGGCGTCGATTTCAGCTACGCGCTGACGCTTGAAGCCGATCGTCCCGTGGTGTTGCAGGGCCATGCCGGTTACAGCCGCAAATCCGATCGCGGCCAGGCGTCCTATTATTACAGCCAGCCGTTCTTCCGCGCGCGCGGCACGCTGACCATCGACGACAGACCGGTCAACGTCTCGGGCGAGGCCTGGATGGACCGCGAATGGAGCAGCCAGCCGCTCGCATCCGACCAGACCGGCTGGGACTGGTTCTCCCTGCATCTGCCTGATGACGAGAAGCTGATGCTGTATCGGCTGCGCCAGAAGGACGGCCGCGACAACCTCTTCGGCAACTGGATCACACCGGATGGCCGCTCGGTCGAGATCGCGGCGCCCGGCAACAGCCTCACGCCGCTGGCGATGACCGAGATCGATGGCCGCAAGCTGCCGACGTCATGGCGCGTGAACCTTCCCACCCGCGGGCTCGTTATCGAAACCACGCCACTTAATCCGCGGAGCTGGATGGGAACCGGGTTCTCCTATTGGGAGGGCCCGATCCGATTTACAGGCAGCCACGCCGGAATCGGCTATCTAGAGATGACCGGATATTGA
- a CDS encoding iron-containing alcohol dehydrogenase yields the protein MHQGRVVFGAIEEVVFGHPAASAILAQMDRVRSNRAFLMVSGTLNRQTDEIAKIQAALGSRCAGVFDAMPAHTPREAVIAAANAARDAKADLIVTVGGGSITDGAKAVQLCLANDIDDVDGIERIRVHKGVAPEMNAPLVRQISVPTTIAGGEFSSIAGVTDRSTHVKQMLSHPLVVPRATILDPAITVHTPEWLFLSTGIRAVDHCVEAICSRETHPYADAQSVKGLAMLADALPRVKANPADLDARMDAQLGTWLSMGALSAGVPMGASHGIGYVLGAAFDVPHGYTSCIMLPAVMRWNATANAERQQIVAAAMGFPGQNAADVLDAFIRSLGMPRSLTEVRVSPEHFDAIAKQAMRTPWVPRNPRRIDGPAQVREILLLAA from the coding sequence GTGCACCAAGGGCGTGTCGTTTTCGGCGCGATCGAGGAGGTCGTGTTCGGCCATCCGGCCGCGAGCGCCATTCTGGCGCAGATGGACCGCGTGCGATCGAACCGCGCCTTCCTGATGGTCTCGGGCACGCTGAACCGGCAGACCGACGAGATCGCCAAGATCCAAGCGGCGCTGGGTTCGCGCTGTGCGGGCGTGTTCGATGCCATGCCGGCGCACACGCCGCGCGAGGCGGTGATCGCCGCCGCGAACGCAGCACGGGACGCCAAGGCGGATCTGATCGTCACCGTCGGCGGCGGCTCGATCACCGACGGTGCCAAGGCGGTGCAGCTCTGCCTCGCCAACGACATCGACGATGTCGACGGCATCGAGCGCATCCGCGTGCACAAGGGCGTTGCACCCGAGATGAACGCACCATTGGTGCGGCAGATCAGCGTCCCGACCACAATCGCGGGCGGCGAGTTCAGTTCGATCGCAGGCGTGACCGACCGCAGCACCCATGTGAAGCAGATGCTCAGCCATCCGCTGGTGGTGCCGCGCGCGACCATCCTCGATCCCGCCATCACCGTGCACACGCCGGAATGGCTGTTCCTGTCGACCGGCATCCGCGCCGTCGATCATTGCGTCGAGGCGATTTGCTCGCGCGAGACGCACCCTTATGCAGACGCGCAATCGGTGAAGGGCCTTGCGATGCTCGCCGACGCACTGCCGCGGGTGAAGGCCAATCCCGCCGACCTCGATGCGCGCATGGACGCGCAGCTCGGCACCTGGCTGTCGATGGGCGCGCTTTCGGCCGGCGTGCCGATGGGTGCCAGCCACGGTATCGGCTATGTGCTGGGTGCGGCCTTCGACGTGCCGCATGGCTACACCTCCTGCATCATGCTGCCGGCGGTGATGCGCTGGAATGCGACTGCCAATGCCGAGCGCCAGCAGATCGTCGCGGCGGCGATGGGCTTCCCCGGCCAGAATGCCGCCGACGTGCTCGACGCCTTCATCCGCTCGCTCGGCATGCCGCGCAGCCTCACGGAGGTGCGCGTGTCGCCGGAGCATTTCGATGCCATCGCAAAGCAGGCGATGCGAACGCCCTGGGTGCCGCGCAATCCGCGCCGGATCGACGGCCCTGCGCAGGTGCGCGAAATCCTGCTTCTCGCCGCATAA
- a CDS encoding efflux RND transporter periplasmic adaptor subunit — translation MSEPNRGLHSARWRFAPPALSAVLALAFAGLLAGCEKPASQAAAPPAPAVTVAQPVKRTVTDWDEFTGRFEAVEEVQVRPRVGGYVNTVEFQDGAIVHAGDLLYVIDSRPFEAVATQAEGQLSDARAKVELAKRELDRGLNLVQTSAVSEQVVDQRRQALQAAHAAEMQAEGALKAAKLNIEFTHVVAPITGRVSRHLVSPGNLVQGSDAGSSTLLTSIVTLDPIYIYFDMDEATFIKYSKLWFEGRRPSSRDTANPVQVTLAGETKPSHEGTINFLDNRLDVSTGTLRSRAVIKNTDLSILPGQFGRVRLIGSAPYEALLIPDVAIATDQSRKIVFVVKPDDTVEARAVTLGPLDEGLRVIREGLKAEDRVIVDGIQRARVGAKVNPKAAQATAGGKS, via the coding sequence ATGAGCGAGCCGAACCGAGGATTGCACTCAGCTCGATGGCGATTCGCGCCGCCTGCCCTTTCTGCGGTCCTGGCGCTCGCATTTGCCGGCTTGCTCGCCGGCTGTGAGAAGCCGGCCTCGCAGGCGGCCGCCCCGCCAGCGCCCGCCGTCACCGTTGCCCAGCCAGTCAAGCGCACCGTGACCGACTGGGACGAATTCACCGGCCGCTTCGAGGCCGTCGAGGAAGTGCAGGTGCGTCCCCGCGTCGGTGGTTACGTCAATACAGTCGAATTCCAGGACGGCGCGATCGTGCATGCCGGCGATCTCCTTTATGTGATCGATTCGCGTCCCTTCGAAGCGGTCGCCACGCAGGCAGAGGGGCAGTTGTCTGACGCGCGCGCCAAGGTGGAGCTTGCCAAGCGCGAACTCGACCGCGGCCTGAACCTGGTTCAGACCAGCGCGGTCTCCGAGCAGGTCGTCGATCAACGCCGCCAGGCGTTGCAGGCCGCGCACGCCGCCGAGATGCAGGCCGAAGGTGCGCTGAAGGCCGCCAAGCTCAATATCGAGTTCACGCATGTGGTGGCGCCGATCACCGGTCGCGTCAGCCGCCATCTCGTCAGCCCCGGCAACCTCGTGCAGGGCAGCGACGCCGGCTCGTCGACGCTGCTCACCTCGATCGTCACGCTCGATCCGATCTACATCTATTTCGACATGGATGAGGCGACGTTCATCAAATACAGCAAGCTGTGGTTCGAAGGCCGGCGCCCGAGCTCGCGGGACACGGCAAACCCGGTCCAGGTGACGCTCGCCGGCGAAACCAAGCCGTCGCATGAGGGCACCATCAACTTCCTCGACAACCGCCTCGACGTCTCGACCGGCACGCTGCGCAGCCGTGCCGTGATCAAGAACACCGATCTCTCGATCCTGCCGGGACAGTTCGGCCGCGTGCGGCTGATCGGCAGCGCGCCCTATGAGGCGCTGCTGATCCCGGACGTCGCGATCGCGACCGACCAGTCCCGCAAGATCGTGTTCGTGGTCAAGCCCGACGACACCGTCGAGGCGCGCGCCGTGACGCTGGGGCCGCTCGATGAAGGGCTGCGGGTAATCCGCGAAGGGCTCAAGGCCGAGGATCGCGTCATCGTCGACGGCATCCAGCGCGCCCGCGTCGGTGCCAAGGTCAACCCGAAAGCCGCGCAAGCGACGGCTGGTGGCAAGTCATGA
- a CDS encoding AMP-binding protein, which produces MYTGTHARLRPLQPAFIMAGTGETVTYRELEARSNRLAHLFRKHGLKRLDHYSIFMENNSRYLEACGAGERTGLYYTCINSFLTPGELAYLLVNSQSKILITSVAKLDTAREAINACPEVKLCIVADGPGESDRIVGLVEATADLPTTPIADEWLGTAMLYSSGTTGRPKGILRPLPQEPPKHNLPLFDFLTKLWHYREGMVYLSPAPLYHSAPQAAVNLTIRMGGTVIIMESFDPERYLQLVETWGITHSQLVPTMFSRMLKLPEEVRGRYDLSSLEIAIHAAAPCPALVKDDIIKWWGPIIHEYYGATEGLGFTACNSEEWLAHRGSVGKVLLGDLHILDENMKECPTGTAGTVWFKTGSPFEYFNDPEKTKEARSADGSMSTVGDVGYVDEDRFLYLTDRATFMIISGGVNIYPQECENLLITHPKVADAAVFGVPNADLGEEVKAVVQPMPGVVPGPALAEELIAFCSQSLSRQKVPRSVDFEKELPRLPTGKLYKRLLRDRYWGNKTSRIV; this is translated from the coding sequence ATGTACACAGGTACGCATGCCCGCCTACGCCCGCTCCAGCCCGCCTTCATCATGGCCGGCACCGGCGAGACCGTGACGTATCGCGAGTTGGAGGCGCGCAGCAACCGGCTTGCGCATCTGTTTCGCAAGCACGGCCTGAAGCGGCTCGACCACTACTCGATCTTCATGGAGAACAATTCGCGCTATCTCGAAGCCTGCGGCGCTGGCGAGCGCACCGGGCTTTACTATACCTGCATCAATTCCTTTCTCACGCCGGGCGAGCTCGCCTACCTCCTCGTCAACAGCCAGTCAAAAATCCTGATCACGTCGGTGGCGAAGCTCGACACCGCGCGGGAGGCGATCAACGCCTGCCCCGAGGTCAAGCTCTGCATCGTCGCCGATGGCCCCGGCGAGAGCGACCGCATCGTCGGGCTGGTGGAGGCGACCGCCGATCTGCCCACGACACCGATCGCGGACGAATGGCTGGGCACGGCGATGCTCTATTCGTCGGGCACGACAGGGCGGCCAAAGGGCATTCTGCGGCCGCTGCCACAGGAGCCGCCGAAGCACAACCTGCCGCTGTTCGATTTTCTCACCAAGCTGTGGCACTACCGGGAAGGTATGGTCTATTTGTCGCCGGCGCCGCTCTATCATTCGGCGCCGCAGGCCGCGGTCAATCTCACGATCCGCATGGGCGGCACCGTGATCATCATGGAGAGTTTTGATCCCGAGCGTTATCTCCAGCTCGTCGAGACATGGGGCATCACCCACAGCCAGCTCGTGCCGACGATGTTCTCGCGCATGCTGAAGCTGCCGGAGGAGGTGCGTGGCCGCTACGACCTGTCCTCGCTCGAGATCGCGATCCATGCCGCCGCGCCCTGCCCGGCACTGGTCAAGGACGACATCATCAAATGGTGGGGGCCGATCATCCACGAATATTACGGCGCGACCGAAGGCCTCGGCTTCACCGCCTGCAACAGCGAGGAATGGCTGGCCCATCGCGGCAGCGTCGGCAAGGTGCTGCTCGGCGACCTGCACATTCTCGACGAGAACATGAAGGAATGCCCGACCGGCACCGCCGGCACGGTGTGGTTCAAGACGGGATCGCCGTTCGAATATTTCAACGATCCTGAGAAGACCAAGGAAGCCCGCTCGGCCGATGGCAGCATGAGCACGGTCGGCGACGTCGGCTATGTCGATGAGGACCGCTTCCTCTATCTCACCGACCGCGCCACTTTCATGATCATCTCGGGAGGCGTGAACATCTACCCCCAGGAATGCGAGAACTTGTTGATTACCCATCCGAAGGTCGCCGATGCCGCGGTGTTCGGCGTGCCCAATGCCGACCTTGGCGAAGAGGTCAAGGCCGTGGTGCAGCCGATGCCCGGCGTGGTGCCGGGCCCGGCGCTCGCCGAGGAGCTGATCGCCTTCTGCAGCCAGTCACTGTCGCGGCAGAAGGTGCCGCGCTCGGTCGATTTCGAGAAGGAGCTGCCGCGACTGCCGACGGGAAAGCTTTACAAGCGGCTGCTGCGGGACCGGTATTGGGGGAACAAGACGTCAAGGATTGTGTGA
- a CDS encoding MAPEG family protein: MYHDTAIVTCLAVAFYFFTATQVARARIRYGVTLPAISGNADFERMFRIQMNTLEWMPIFLPSLWLFAIYISDAIAAALGLAWIIGRIVYFVGYREAVAKRSPGFAIQAFACIILWAGATGAVVWRAI; encoded by the coding sequence ATGTATCATGACACGGCGATCGTCACCTGCCTTGCCGTCGCTTTCTACTTCTTCACCGCAACGCAGGTCGCGCGCGCCCGCATCCGCTACGGCGTGACCTTGCCGGCGATTTCAGGCAATGCGGATTTCGAGCGCATGTTCCGCATCCAGATGAACACGCTGGAATGGATGCCGATCTTCCTGCCGTCGCTGTGGCTGTTCGCGATCTATATCAGTGATGCCATTGCGGCGGCGCTCGGCCTCGCCTGGATCATCGGCCGTATCGTCTACTTCGTCGGCTATCGCGAGGCGGTGGCCAAGCGCAGCCCGGGATTCGCGATCCAGGCCTTCGCCTGCATCATCCTCTGGGCCGGCGCGACCGGCGCCGTGGTCTGGCGCGCGATTTAG
- a CDS encoding SDR family oxidoreductase codes for MDLDIKGLRVLVTAGAGGIGLAVARRFAGEGAKVHVCDVDEMALSALASSDPALTRSQCDVSDRAAVKTMFDAAVSALGGLDVLVNNAGIAGPTAKVEEMNPEDWDRCVEVCLTGQFNCTRLAVPLLRESNNASIVNISSAAGKVGFAMRTPYAAAKWGVIGLTKSLAIELGPDKIRVNAILPGLVAGDRQRRVLEAKAQQRGISYAEMERIAFSYTSIKDYVTPEQIADQILFMCSPRGRTISGQAISICGDTQMLG; via the coding sequence ATGGATCTCGACATCAAAGGTTTGCGCGTATTGGTGACCGCGGGTGCGGGCGGCATAGGGCTTGCAGTCGCCCGCCGTTTTGCCGGCGAGGGCGCAAAGGTGCATGTCTGCGATGTCGATGAGATGGCGCTCTCCGCGCTTGCCAGCAGCGATCCCGCCCTCACGCGCTCGCAGTGCGACGTGTCCGACCGTGCCGCGGTAAAGACGATGTTCGACGCGGCGGTCAGCGCGCTCGGCGGGCTCGACGTGCTCGTCAACAACGCCGGCATCGCCGGCCCGACCGCCAAGGTCGAGGAGATGAATCCCGAGGATTGGGACCGCTGCGTCGAGGTCTGCCTCACCGGCCAGTTCAACTGCACGCGGCTTGCGGTGCCCCTGCTGCGCGAGAGCAACAACGCCTCGATCGTCAATATTTCGTCCGCGGCGGGGAAGGTCGGCTTTGCCATGCGCACGCCCTATGCGGCTGCGAAGTGGGGCGTGATCGGCCTGACCAAGTCGCTGGCAATCGAGCTTGGCCCCGACAAGATCCGCGTCAACGCCATCCTGCCGGGCCTGGTTGCCGGCGACCGCCAGCGCCGCGTGTTAGAGGCCAAGGCGCAGCAGCGCGGCATCTCCTACGCCGAGATGGAGCGCATCGCATTCTCCTATACGTCGATCAAGGATTACGTCACGCCGGAGCAGATCGCCGACCAGATCCTGTTCATGTGCAGCCCGCGCGGCCGGACCATTTCGGGACAGGCGATTTCGATCTGCGGCGATACGCAGATGCTGGGGTGA